A genome region from Acetobacteraceae bacterium includes the following:
- a CDS encoding DUF2974 domain-containing protein: protein MTTIICKKLFEEKKTLQTYKVNALASQEAYKAPEDRIAPPGYRNATDKDLEAFGLTKELIEPKNSDFRAAIYTNEDIANGPIGAPLVAFKGTESLSDWCNNGKQALGLKSSYYEQAQKIANFLEESDYAESVSYTGHSLGGGLAATAAGAYSRSAISYNAAGLSLNTIKQLQLDDANITVIKTKGEFLSATQESTPLPKAFGKTQITYPPTPSDVEAYKK, encoded by the coding sequence AAAAGTTATTTGAAGAGAAGAAAACTCTTCAAACATACAAAGTGAACGCTTTAGCCAGTCAAGAAGCATATAAAGCTCCTGAAGACCGTATTGCACCACCAGGCTATCGCAATGCAACAGATAAAGATTTAGAAGCTTTTGGGCTTACTAAAGAGCTGATTGAACCTAAAAATAGTGATTTTCGAGCGGCTATTTATACCAATGAAGATATAGCCAATGGTCCTATCGGAGCGCCGTTGGTTGCCTTCAAAGGAACAGAAAGTCTTTCAGATTGGTGCAACAACGGAAAACAAGCTCTTGGATTAAAATCTTCTTACTATGAACAGGCTCAAAAAATTGCCAACTTTCTAGAAGAGTCTGATTATGCTGAATCTGTATCTTACACAGGACATTCTTTAGGAGGAGGATTGGCAGCGACCGCCGCTGGCGCATATAGCAGATCTGCGATCAGTTATAATGCTGCTGGATTAAGTCTAAATACTATTAAACAACTGCAGCTTGATGATGCAAACATCACCGTCATTAAAACAAAGGGGGAATTTCTTTCTGCTACGCAAGAAAGTACCCCATTACCAAAAGCTTTTGGAAAAACACAAATTACCTATCCCCCCACCCCTTCTGACGTAGAGGCCTACAAAAAATAA